One window of Phycisphaeraceae bacterium genomic DNA carries:
- a CDS encoding menaquinone biosynthesis protein produces the protein MDPVRLGIVKFLNTVPLVEGLDKNPEISLIPAPPARLSNMLTDRSCDIALVSVIDAALSTVPLALLSCGMIGCDGATLTVRVFSSVPFAQLQTLHVDTESHTSIALARIIFHRAFDRRLSTVPFESSKPHSTSDDWPEAILLIGDKVITSSPPLNRYPHQLDLGEAWKELTGLPFVYALWMCRASDLENPDSRAAIGMGESILDRQLRHNFTRLDRIIQDRAPEFKWPPDLARRYLGELLRYRVGVGEREAVAKFFDEAVAADIITPEQAARVRWA, from the coding sequence ATGGATCCTGTCCGGCTCGGCATCGTCAAATTTCTGAACACCGTTCCCCTGGTCGAGGGCCTCGACAAGAACCCGGAGATTTCGCTGATCCCGGCGCCCCCCGCACGGTTGAGCAACATGCTCACCGATCGATCCTGCGACATTGCGCTCGTCAGCGTCATCGATGCGGCGCTCTCGACGGTCCCGCTTGCGCTGCTTTCCTGCGGCATGATCGGGTGCGATGGGGCGACGCTCACCGTGCGCGTCTTTTCGTCGGTACCGTTCGCGCAACTGCAAACGCTGCACGTCGACACAGAAAGCCACACTTCGATCGCTCTCGCGCGGATCATTTTCCATCGTGCGTTCGACCGACGGCTGAGCACCGTCCCGTTCGAGTCTTCAAAGCCCCACTCGACTTCGGATGACTGGCCCGAAGCGATTCTGCTCATCGGCGACAAGGTGATCACTTCGAGCCCGCCGCTCAATCGCTACCCGCATCAACTCGACCTGGGAGAAGCCTGGAAGGAGCTGACCGGCCTGCCCTTTGTTTACGCCCTTTGGATGTGCCGCGCAAGCGATCTCGAGAACCCCGATTCGCGCGCCGCAATCGGCATGGGCGAATCGATCCTCGATCGTCAACTGCGTCACAACTTCACGCGTCTTGATCGGATCATCCAGGATCGCGCGCCGGAGTTCAAATGGCCGCCGGACTTGGCCAGGCGCTACCTGGGTGAGCTGCTGCGCTACCGGGTGGGCGTGGGCGAGCGGGAAGCGGTCGCGAAGTTTTTCGACGAAGCCGTTGCGGCCGACATCATCACGCCCGAGCAAGCGGCGCGTGTCCGGTGGGCGTAA
- a CDS encoding acetyltransferase, which produces MQPPASESIALIGGGGHALVVAEAAKRLGIAIGAVMDDRENAPAVSKLGLPCRGGLREMPPEGMKYFVCVGETALRARLVEALEKAGRKPFGAIVSPDAVVVSTARLGEGVFVGPRAVVNCFARIDSHAIVNTGAIIEHDCVVGSSAHVAPGSIVAGAAVIGERAFLGIGARVLPRVKIGAGSVVGAGAVVLRDIEPGARVAGVPARPI; this is translated from the coding sequence ATGCAGCCGCCCGCATCAGAATCGATCGCGCTCATTGGTGGAGGCGGCCATGCGCTGGTTGTGGCCGAGGCGGCGAAGCGGCTCGGGATCGCGATCGGGGCGGTGATGGATGATCGTGAAAACGCGCCGGCGGTTTCCAAGTTGGGACTGCCCTGTCGGGGTGGTCTACGGGAGATGCCGCCCGAGGGGATGAAGTACTTTGTGTGCGTCGGAGAGACAGCGCTTCGGGCGCGCCTCGTCGAAGCGCTCGAGAAGGCCGGCCGCAAGCCGTTCGGAGCGATCGTTTCTCCAGACGCCGTGGTTGTTTCGACGGCTAGGCTGGGGGAGGGGGTGTTCGTCGGCCCGCGAGCCGTCGTCAACTGCTTCGCGAGAATCGACTCGCACGCGATCGTCAACACCGGCGCGATCATCGAGCACGATTGCGTGGTCGGGTCCAGCGCGCACGTGGCTCCGGGTTCGATCGTCGCCGGGGCGGCGGTTATCGGCGAGCGGGCGTTTTTGGGAATCGGCGCGAGGGTGTTGCCCAGAGTGAAGATCGGCGCCGGGAGCGTCGTGGGGGCGGGCGCCGTGGTGCTGCGCGACATCGAGCCGGGGGCGAGAGTGGCCGGGGTTCCGGCGCGCCCAATCTGA
- a CDS encoding ComEC family competence protein, whose product MIGARLLAGSALFSLALGILASWRLIESGVGIASKPDFFFLIAGVLGALWLLVPRAGNVSRTKIAAIALWCSGVFALGLGWGCLRLSGPPSLPVPSQGMAILRLTIVENPRLKSDDTRARWSCLARVRGVVDDDGSRPLDQNAWLSFESKLPPRPGDRLIARGTLHPVQPPRNPGEFDLRRWAADRSIAGTFTIPAPVLLRPDESPAGVFESAVNVFRRAIGATRQHASKTVDELASLASPEARELLRGLLLGENPRSSSEGLASFYRLGLAHILSISGFHLVVFAGAALFALRLLGDLGRLEPILVTAAVLLFLVIVPANSPLIRAATILLVLLGAEMLGRRYDRLTLLAWTAVALLLVHPSELWSLGFQLSFGLTAALLALAPRLSLRLFPRPLGIRPVPSAPRLLWSRASHAIIALGVTGLLCWTLSAPWIAANVGIFNPLSILTNVLITPIIVVALWLGYAALLVGMVFPMFAELLALPMSIVADFAISTARWWDSLPIATIRVPQLSTAWALASTLLLTLWFVRARLRSRGFVACACVLLAWGLAEITFGNRLPKNVAARAYLLDVFPGSCTIVRTHEQAIMINAGADGRELTQIARALGAWRLDTLILDAREERSFSGATEVVRTLRPHIIIFAGDASPLPAPAAALAHLAEQFGATIRTAPSVRDAVSSLPIPFEAGQLTREPGAGMQTRDFQSGAE is encoded by the coding sequence TTGATCGGTGCGCGTCTGCTCGCGGGCAGCGCGCTTTTTTCGCTGGCGCTGGGAATCCTCGCGTCGTGGCGGCTGATCGAATCGGGCGTAGGGATCGCGTCGAAGCCGGACTTCTTTTTTCTAATCGCTGGCGTGCTGGGCGCTCTGTGGTTGCTCGTGCCGCGGGCGGGAAACGTGAGCAGGACGAAGATCGCCGCGATTGCGCTGTGGTGCTCCGGGGTCTTTGCACTCGGACTTGGGTGGGGCTGTCTGCGGCTCTCGGGTCCGCCGTCTCTGCCCGTGCCCTCGCAGGGCATGGCGATCCTCCGCCTGACAATTGTTGAAAACCCCAGACTCAAGTCCGACGACACTCGCGCAAGGTGGTCGTGCCTGGCGCGCGTGCGCGGCGTGGTGGATGATGACGGAAGCAGGCCGCTCGATCAGAATGCTTGGTTGTCATTCGAGTCCAAGTTGCCGCCGCGACCCGGCGATCGGCTCATCGCGCGCGGCACTCTCCATCCGGTTCAGCCACCTCGCAATCCGGGCGAGTTCGATCTCCGTCGATGGGCCGCGGATCGCTCGATCGCGGGCACATTCACCATTCCCGCGCCGGTGCTGCTGCGTCCGGATGAATCTCCGGCCGGCGTGTTCGAATCGGCGGTCAACGTATTTCGGCGCGCGATCGGCGCCACGCGGCAGCACGCGAGCAAGACCGTGGATGAACTCGCGTCGCTCGCGTCACCTGAGGCGCGCGAACTTCTGCGCGGGCTGCTGCTCGGAGAGAATCCCAGGTCGTCGTCCGAAGGGCTGGCGTCCTTCTACCGGCTGGGGCTCGCGCACATCCTCTCGATCAGCGGGTTCCATCTCGTCGTCTTCGCCGGCGCGGCGCTGTTTGCGCTGCGCCTGTTGGGTGATCTCGGTCGGCTGGAACCGATCCTTGTTACTGCGGCGGTTCTGCTGTTCCTCGTGATCGTCCCCGCGAATTCACCGCTGATCCGTGCCGCGACGATTCTGCTGGTTCTCCTCGGAGCGGAGATGCTGGGTCGCCGGTACGACCGTCTCACGCTGCTCGCGTGGACCGCTGTCGCCCTGCTGCTGGTCCACCCGAGCGAGTTGTGGTCGCTGGGCTTTCAGCTCAGTTTCGGCTTGACCGCGGCACTTCTCGCACTGGCCCCTCGGCTCTCGCTCCGACTTTTCCCGCGTCCGCTGGGCATCAGGCCCGTGCCTTCTGCCCCGCGTCTGCTCTGGTCGCGTGCAAGTCATGCGATCATCGCGCTGGGAGTCACGGGCCTGCTCTGCTGGACGCTTTCGGCGCCCTGGATCGCCGCCAACGTCGGAATCTTCAACCCGCTCTCGATCCTCACGAACGTGCTCATCACCCCGATCATCGTGGTCGCACTCTGGCTCGGCTACGCGGCGTTGCTCGTCGGGATGGTGTTTCCGATGTTCGCCGAGCTGCTCGCGCTCCCGATGAGCATCGTCGCCGACTTCGCGATTTCGACAGCGCGGTGGTGGGATTCGCTCCCCATCGCCACCATCCGTGTTCCGCAACTCTCGACGGCGTGGGCGCTGGCTTCGACGCTGCTTCTCACGCTCTGGTTCGTTCGGGCTCGCCTGCGAAGCCGCGGCTTTGTTGCGTGCGCGTGCGTCCTTCTCGCGTGGGGCCTGGCCGAAATCACCTTCGGCAATCGGCTTCCGAAAAATGTCGCCGCTCGTGCGTACTTGCTCGATGTCTTCCCGGGCTCTTGCACGATCGTCCGCACGCACGAGCAGGCGATCATGATCAACGCCGGCGCCGATGGGCGCGAGCTGACACAGATCGCACGCGCGCTCGGCGCATGGCGGCTCGACACGCTGATTCTCGATGCACGCGAGGAGCGTTCGTTCTCCGGCGCCACGGAAGTTGTTCGCACGCTTCGGCCGCACATCATCATCTTCGCGGGAGACGCCTCGCCGCTCCCGGCGCCGGCGGCGGCACTTGCCCACCTCGCCGAGCAGTTCGGGGCGACCATCCGCACGGCACCATCGGTCCGAGACGCCGTTTCTTCACTGCCGATTCCATTTGAAGCCGGACAACTGACCAGAGAGCCCGGAGCGGGCATGCAAACGCGCGATTTCCAATCTGGGGCCGAATAA
- a CDS encoding prepilin-type N-terminal cleavage/methylation domain-containing protein, giving the protein MKSQELRAGSDRRAFTLIELLVVIALIGILIGILLPALGGARKAARAQATRSMLDKASAACASFETDNRRAPGYFSAREMGLQENTGTNGSTGRGMTGMENVLLDLCGKDAIIVGNIPTGKEPSNYLKDVGPVSISDANAKVNVDPTLIGSGKSAYFNPGTKNLVSFAADGSVNAARAGMKFTGRNDNLQLPDLVDYEGQPVLAWQLDESCKLPIDTGTAGKTTFVNMDSGTTGNKPARFYWGSNSGILLSQAQGKLGIDTTLAGGLSKDRGDLSLLVRDIPTQPGTEYQNSGALATLMALTGNPGAPNPTPDPKTAKLNEILPASARGKIIFHAPGTDGVFLSQKQGARYFVDDDDKSIYYGIGFKDSSGKNFHTDANGKATSINFLDRFDDIVVAN; this is encoded by the coding sequence ATGAAATCACAAGAACTACGCGCGGGGTCTGATCGTCGGGCCTTTACGTTGATCGAGTTGCTGGTGGTAATCGCGCTGATCGGGATCCTGATCGGGATTCTGCTTCCGGCCTTGGGCGGGGCGCGAAAGGCGGCACGCGCGCAGGCGACGCGCAGCATGCTGGACAAGGCTTCGGCGGCGTGCGCATCATTTGAAACCGACAACCGGCGCGCCCCAGGGTATTTCTCGGCGCGCGAGATGGGATTGCAGGAGAACACGGGCACCAACGGCTCAACGGGTCGCGGCATGACGGGAATGGAAAACGTGCTGCTCGATCTCTGCGGCAAGGACGCGATCATCGTCGGGAACATTCCGACCGGGAAGGAGCCTTCGAACTATCTGAAGGATGTTGGGCCTGTTTCGATTTCAGATGCCAATGCGAAAGTCAACGTCGATCCGACTTTGATCGGCTCCGGCAAGAGCGCCTATTTCAATCCGGGTACGAAGAACCTGGTGAGTTTCGCCGCGGACGGTAGCGTGAATGCGGCGCGAGCCGGCATGAAGTTCACAGGCCGCAACGATAATCTGCAGTTGCCCGATCTTGTTGATTACGAGGGGCAGCCGGTGCTGGCGTGGCAACTGGATGAATCGTGCAAACTGCCGATCGATACAGGGACCGCGGGAAAAACAACGTTTGTCAATATGGATTCGGGAACGACCGGCAACAAGCCCGCTCGCTTCTACTGGGGCTCGAACTCGGGCATCCTGCTCAGCCAAGCGCAAGGAAAACTCGGAATCGACACCACGCTCGCCGGCGGACTCTCAAAGGATCGCGGCGACTTGAGTCTCTTGGTACGCGATATTCCGACTCAACCGGGCACCGAATACCAAAATTCCGGCGCGCTCGCCACGCTCATGGCGCTCACGGGCAACCCTGGCGCACCCAACCCGACCCCCGACCCCAAGACTGCAAAGCTTAACGAAATCCTTCCCGCATCGGCACGCGGCAAGATCATCTTCCACGCGCCGGGAACCGACGGCGTCTTCCTCTCTCAGAAGCAGGGCGCCCGCTATTTTGTAGACGACGACGACAAATCGATTTATTACGGCATCGGGTTTAAGGATTCGAGCGGCAAGAACTTCCACACCGATGCAAATGGGAAGGCCACGTCTATCAATTTCCTCGATCGCTTCGACGACATCGTCGTCGCCAATTGA
- a CDS encoding Sua5/YciO/YrdC/YwlC family protein, producing MAQVVPLQTLSAADRSALAAQAAALIDQGALVLLPTETVYGLAASASIADALGNLAALTPGVRRTVSAKSVGTNGFTWHASGSASVVRALDLKSPVHTRIIAKLTPGPVRLLVESDQKKSLAGEIAGAFRSGDVLSVRIPDHEFTRDALSRVKAPVAMDRVPSAISSTGARLDGDALDAALAAADIALCVDDGPTRFGRVSSALRFTRAGGYKVESESAISAREIDDAIVTRVLFVCSGNTCRSPMAERIARDLVERAPLVPVAVESAGTSAAEGEPASEEGDQVLARLGVPEEKHRHRSRAVTSEMIGRSDFIFAMTRAHREAILSLAPEASDKVMLLDAAGDIPDPIGSGLEAYRKTAERLRLGILHRFSELRLLSGETGKSHKPRVRTAGEKL from the coding sequence GTGGCCCAAGTCGTCCCATTACAGACCCTCAGCGCGGCCGATCGGTCCGCGCTCGCGGCTCAGGCCGCCGCACTCATCGACCAGGGAGCGCTCGTCCTGCTGCCCACCGAAACGGTGTACGGGCTCGCGGCGAGTGCGTCCATCGCCGATGCACTCGGAAATCTCGCGGCACTCACTCCCGGTGTGCGACGCACGGTTTCCGCCAAGTCCGTCGGCACCAACGGTTTTACCTGGCACGCCTCAGGTTCCGCGTCCGTCGTTCGCGCCCTTGATCTCAAGTCGCCGGTTCACACACGAATCATCGCGAAACTGACACCCGGACCGGTGCGATTGCTGGTCGAAAGCGATCAGAAGAAATCGCTCGCCGGGGAAATCGCCGGTGCGTTCCGTTCGGGCGACGTGCTGTCCGTGCGCATCCCCGATCACGAGTTCACACGCGATGCGCTCTCGCGTGTCAAGGCTCCGGTCGCGATGGACCGCGTACCCAGCGCCATCAGCTCAACCGGCGCGCGGCTCGATGGCGACGCTCTCGATGCGGCGCTCGCCGCGGCGGACATCGCGCTCTGCGTCGATGACGGCCCGACCAGATTCGGAAGGGTCTCGTCCGCATTGCGATTCACCAGGGCCGGCGGATACAAGGTTGAATCCGAGAGCGCGATCTCGGCGCGGGAAATCGACGACGCGATTGTGACTCGAGTGCTGTTTGTCTGCTCGGGGAACACCTGCCGCAGCCCGATGGCCGAGCGGATCGCGCGCGATCTGGTGGAGCGCGCGCCGCTCGTCCCTGTGGCCGTCGAGTCAGCGGGCACTTCCGCCGCCGAAGGTGAACCCGCTTCGGAAGAAGGCGATCAGGTGCTCGCGCGGTTGGGCGTACCGGAAGAGAAGCACCGGCACCGCTCGCGCGCGGTCACCTCCGAAATGATCGGCCGATCCGATTTCATCTTCGCGATGACCCGCGCTCACAGGGAAGCGATCCTGTCGCTCGCTCCCGAAGCCTCCGACAAAGTCATGCTGCTCGACGCCGCCGGCGACATCCCCGACCCGATCGGTTCGGGCCTCGAGGCATACCGCAAGACCGCGGAGCGGCTCCGCCTCGGTATCCTTCACCGCTTTTCGGAATTGCGGCTTCTTTCCGGGGAGACGGGCAAGTCTCACAAGCCAAGGGTCAGGACGGCCGGAGAAAAGTTATGA
- the rpiB gene encoding ribose 5-phosphate isomerase B, which produces MKIGLGADHRGTASIKLLSERLRSEGHDVQILGDSSGEPCDYPEPAFKVGNAVSQGQVELGVLICGTGIGMCIAANKVKGVRAANVHDEITAQLSRSHNNSNILCLSADLLGQRLIEKIVEQWIATPFAGGRHTRRIDKITAIEQEKDPSNVKE; this is translated from the coding sequence ATGAAGATCGGTCTTGGCGCAGACCATCGCGGCACGGCCTCCATCAAGCTCCTCTCCGAAAGACTTCGGAGCGAGGGGCACGACGTGCAGATCCTGGGCGATTCGTCGGGCGAACCCTGCGATTACCCCGAACCCGCTTTCAAAGTCGGGAACGCCGTCTCTCAGGGACAGGTGGAACTCGGGGTGCTCATCTGCGGCACCGGCATCGGTATGTGCATCGCCGCCAACAAGGTCAAAGGCGTCCGCGCCGCCAACGTGCACGACGAGATCACGGCGCAGCTCTCACGCAGCCACAACAACTCGAACATTCTGTGTTTGTCCGCCGATCTGCTCGGGCAGCGCCTGATCGAGAAGATTGTCGAGCAGTGGATCGCCACGCCCTTCGCCGGCGGTCGCCACACGCGCCGTATCGACAAGATCACCGCGATCGAACAGGAGAAGGATCCGTCGAACGTAAAGGAGTGA
- a CDS encoding HAD hydrolase family protein codes for MRFDAIICDIDGCLGPESHHPLDAASLARLAEHNRRAIGSRDVPVVALASGRPFPFVECLCRLMTNTAVPCIAENGVWLYDPAQGDFVIDPNVTSQDLFSVGALSQWILRELAPNGVVMQPGKTASISIYHPDTDYLMSLMPRIAEVSKSSGWPIRVSRTVRWINLDLAHVSKATGIERLIARSGLRKERLAGVGDSLSDLAIAERVAFFACPSNADEKLKPHAQYVSPKEEIEGVLDIVRHVSG; via the coding sequence ATGCGTTTCGACGCGATCATTTGCGATATCGACGGTTGTCTGGGCCCCGAGAGTCATCATCCCCTTGATGCGGCATCGCTCGCGCGACTGGCGGAGCACAATCGACGCGCGATCGGATCGCGGGATGTGCCCGTGGTGGCGCTGGCGAGCGGGAGGCCGTTTCCATTTGTCGAGTGCCTCTGCCGCCTGATGACCAACACGGCGGTCCCGTGCATCGCGGAGAACGGGGTGTGGCTCTACGACCCGGCACAGGGCGACTTCGTCATCGATCCGAACGTCACCTCACAAGACCTTTTCTCCGTGGGCGCTCTTTCGCAGTGGATTCTGCGGGAGCTGGCACCCAATGGGGTGGTGATGCAGCCGGGGAAAACGGCGAGCATCTCGATCTATCACCCGGACACGGACTATTTGATGTCGCTGATGCCGCGGATCGCGGAAGTCTCGAAGTCGAGCGGCTGGCCGATCCGCGTGAGCCGGACGGTGCGTTGGATCAATCTCGATCTCGCGCACGTGAGCAAGGCGACGGGGATCGAGCGGCTGATCGCACGCTCCGGGCTTCGGAAAGAAAGGCTTGCGGGCGTCGGCGACTCTCTTTCCGATCTCGCGATCGCGGAACGGGTCGCGTTCTTCGCGTGTCCGTCGAACGCGGACGAAAAGCTCAAGCCGCACGCGCAGTATGTTTCGCCGAAAGAGGAAATCGAGGGCGTGCTCGATATCGTGCGCCATGTGAGCGGCTGA
- a CDS encoding fused MFS/spermidine synthase: MIRVFGVAIFISAALLFLIQPMAAKLVLPILGGSPNVWNTAMMFFQTMLILGYLYSHILTRKLPLTAQFLVHGAVLACVVAALPIGLPDRLFSGMTPTGWLLATLTVIAGLPYFAAATTGPLLQSWFGATDDPRAKDPYFLYAASNAGSFVGLLCFPFLIEPTFALDGQGEVWTVGYCVLVVLVLLSGLMAIRRKRESQGPVPEIVAAAPVTWSKRFLWIALAAAPSSLSLGVTAAITMDVAAVPLLWIAPLSIYLLTFTLAFSNRFKVSSSATTTLAVIAVLAVLFNSMGDIKWPLLWIIGAHFAVLATCAYACHRRLYETRPDVSRLTEFYLLAAIGGALGGVFNAIIAPELFRSFFEYPLSIAACLVLIAPSAASLRQSRWKHALASGAAALFVVALGWVFAVKFATRDSKLVYGALITGTALLAALFPRGGGNYRVAGILLAAILVTDFAGINRKMTVFAGRSFFGVYTVLRDPRRVQIAHGSTLHGEQFVSPDLAEIPTSYYHPLGPLGDIFAVDRRGGRPMRIAGVGLGAGTIAAYAVPGDEITFFEIDPLVRRIAEDESMFTYISQARARGATVKIIIGDGRMGLATSDQEFDLIILDAFSSDSIPVHLLTVEAMQMYKKRLAPDGILAVHASNRYFDLGVMVLHTGGRADLPCVIREDLMKEPNAKRMRRDSTWLALSKSTDTLKLLLGRPEWFAAYLDPKQRVWTDSYSSIFDVPWR, encoded by the coding sequence ATGATCCGAGTGTTTGGAGTTGCGATCTTTATTTCCGCCGCGCTGTTGTTTCTGATACAGCCGATGGCGGCCAAGCTCGTGCTCCCGATTCTGGGCGGTTCGCCGAACGTCTGGAACACGGCGATGATGTTCTTCCAGACGATGCTCATCCTGGGGTATCTGTACTCGCACATCCTGACACGCAAACTGCCGCTGACGGCGCAGTTCCTCGTGCACGGCGCGGTGCTCGCCTGCGTCGTCGCCGCGCTCCCGATCGGTCTTCCGGACCGGCTTTTTTCCGGCATGACCCCCACGGGGTGGTTGCTCGCGACGCTCACAGTGATCGCGGGCCTTCCGTATTTCGCCGCGGCAACCACCGGCCCGCTGCTCCAGAGCTGGTTCGGCGCGACCGACGATCCCCGGGCGAAAGACCCGTACTTCCTTTACGCGGCGAGCAACGCCGGCAGCTTTGTGGGCCTGCTCTGTTTTCCCTTTCTGATCGAACCGACCTTCGCGCTCGACGGCCAGGGCGAGGTATGGACTGTCGGCTACTGCGTACTTGTCGTGCTCGTGCTGCTTTCCGGGTTGATGGCGATCCGACGAAAACGGGAGAGCCAAGGGCCCGTGCCCGAAATAGTCGCGGCAGCGCCGGTCACGTGGTCGAAGCGGTTCTTGTGGATCGCACTCGCCGCGGCACCCTCGAGCCTTTCGCTCGGCGTGACCGCGGCCATCACCATGGACGTCGCCGCCGTCCCGCTGCTCTGGATCGCGCCGCTTTCCATCTACCTGTTGACATTCACGCTCGCATTCTCGAACAGATTCAAAGTCAGTTCGAGCGCCACGACAACGCTTGCCGTCATTGCTGTGCTCGCCGTGCTCTTCAATTCCATGGGCGATATCAAGTGGCCCCTGCTCTGGATAATCGGTGCGCACTTTGCGGTGCTGGCGACCTGCGCCTACGCCTGCCATCGCCGCCTCTACGAGACCCGTCCCGACGTCTCGCGATTGACCGAGTTCTATCTGCTCGCCGCGATCGGCGGCGCGCTCGGTGGAGTCTTCAACGCGATCATCGCACCCGAGTTGTTCCGGTCCTTCTTTGAATATCCGCTCTCCATCGCCGCGTGCCTCGTGCTGATCGCACCCTCCGCGGCATCGCTGCGCCAATCCCGCTGGAAACACGCATTGGCATCGGGGGCGGCGGCGCTCTTCGTTGTCGCTCTGGGTTGGGTATTCGCCGTGAAATTCGCGACGCGGGACTCCAAGTTGGTTTACGGCGCGCTCATCACCGGCACCGCTCTGCTCGCCGCGCTATTCCCAAGAGGCGGCGGCAACTATCGCGTCGCTGGGATTCTGCTCGCGGCGATCCTCGTCACCGATTTCGCCGGCATCAACCGAAAAATGACCGTCTTTGCGGGGCGATCCTTCTTCGGGGTCTACACCGTTCTTCGCGATCCGCGCCGTGTGCAGATTGCTCACGGCTCGACCCTTCACGGAGAGCAGTTTGTCAGTCCTGATCTCGCGGAGATCCCGACTTCCTACTACCACCCGCTCGGCCCGCTCGGAGATATCTTCGCCGTCGATCGGCGCGGCGGAAGACCGATGCGTATCGCCGGTGTGGGCCTCGGAGCCGGCACGATCGCGGCATACGCCGTCCCCGGAGACGAGATCACGTTCTTTGAGATCGACCCGCTGGTCCGCAGAATCGCAGAAGACGAGTCGATGTTCACCTACATCTCCCAGGCAAGGGCCAGGGGCGCAACGGTGAAGATCATCATCGGTGATGGCCGGATGGGGCTCGCCACATCAGACCAGGAATTCGACCTGATCATTCTCGATGCTTTCAGTTCCGACTCGATCCCTGTTCATTTGCTCACCGTTGAAGCCATGCAAATGTACAAGAAGCGTCTCGCCCCGGACGGCATCCTCGCCGTTCACGCCTCGAATCGATACTTCGATCTGGGCGTGATGGTGCTTCACACCGGCGGGCGTGCGGATCTGCCGTGTGTCATCCGGGAGGACCTGATGAAGGAGCCAAACGCCAAAAGAATGCGGAGAGATTCAACGTGGCTGGCGCTCAGCAAGTCGACCGACACGCTCAAGTTGCTGCTGGGGCGCCCCGAGTGGTTTGCCGCCTATCTCGATCCCAAGCAACGGGTTTGGACCGACTCGTACTCGAGCATTTTCGACGTGCCCTGGAGGTAG
- the nuoF gene encoding NADH-quinone oxidoreductase subunit NuoF, protein MASFPQINPNLSAPVLTQRIPSWPYADPKGRHIVSYEEYIKPGPHGAGYEALRKAISMKPDAVTEEVKKSVLRGRGGAGFPTGLKWTFLPKLKTNDAGQEDDPGVRYLAVNADESEPGTFKDRLLMDFDPHLMLEGIAICCYACRIGTAYIFIRGEYHHQAKVLENAIKEAYANGIFGGTGLLAGAQTARGGSFKVECHVHRGAGAYICGEETGLLEALEGKRGWPRIKPPFPAIKGLFGKPTIINNVETLAHLPSIIHHGAEWFMKQGTVSKFPNTPPSHGTKLMGVSGHVNRPGVFELELGTTLRQIIEDPNLCAGMRSGKKFKGAIAGGISMGILGPDQIDAEMDFDIGRKYNVLGLGTACPTVFDEDTDMVAVARNIARFFKHESCGQCTPCREGSGWLYQLLMRIEEGNGRTKDLDLALEIATSMGSMPGTTICGLADGNNWAVRTIMNKYRDEFEKRVKPTFVPVKMTVGAGAR, encoded by the coding sequence ATGGCCTCCTTCCCCCAGATCAACCCGAATCTCAGCGCGCCCGTCCTCACCCAGCGCATCCCGAGCTGGCCCTACGCCGACCCCAAGGGCCGCCACATCGTCAGCTACGAGGAATACATCAAGCCCGGCCCGCATGGAGCCGGCTACGAAGCGCTGCGCAAAGCGATCTCCATGAAGCCGGACGCGGTGACAGAGGAAGTGAAGAAAAGTGTCCTGCGCGGGCGGGGTGGCGCGGGCTTCCCCACCGGCCTCAAGTGGACGTTCCTCCCGAAGCTCAAAACCAACGACGCCGGGCAGGAAGACGACCCCGGCGTGCGCTATCTCGCCGTCAACGCCGACGAATCCGAGCCTGGCACGTTCAAAGACCGCCTGCTCATGGATTTCGATCCGCACCTGATGCTCGAGGGCATCGCGATCTGCTGCTACGCCTGCCGCATCGGCACCGCGTACATCTTCATCCGGGGCGAGTATCACCATCAGGCGAAAGTCCTCGAGAATGCCATCAAGGAGGCGTACGCCAACGGCATCTTTGGTGGCACCGGCCTTCTGGCCGGTGCTCAAACCGCGCGGGGCGGCTCCTTCAAAGTCGAGTGCCACGTGCATCGCGGCGCCGGCGCCTACATCTGCGGCGAAGAGACCGGCTTGCTCGAAGCGCTCGAAGGCAAGCGCGGCTGGCCCCGCATCAAGCCCCCGTTCCCCGCGATCAAAGGCCTCTTCGGCAAGCCGACGATCATCAACAACGTCGAGACTTTGGCGCACCTGCCCAGCATCATCCACCACGGCGCTGAATGGTTCATGAAGCAGGGGACCGTCAGCAAGTTCCCCAACACGCCCCCGAGCCACGGCACGAAGTTGATGGGCGTGAGCGGCCACGTCAACCGCCCCGGCGTCTTCGAGCTCGAACTCGGCACGACGCTCCGCCAGATCATCGAAGACCCCAATCTCTGCGCCGGCATGCGCAGCGGCAAGAAGTTCAAGGGCGCGATCGCCGGCGGCATCAGCATGGGCATCCTCGGCCCGGACCAGATCGACGCCGAGATGGATTTCGACATCGGCCGCAAGTACAACGTGCTGGGTCTGGGCACGGCCTGCCCGACCGTCTTCGACGAAGACACCGACATGGTCGCCGTCGCCCGCAACATCGCCCGCTTCTTCAAGCACGAATCGTGCGGCCAGTGCACGCCCTGCCGCGAGGGCAGCGGCTGGCTCTACCAGCTCCTGATGCGCATCGAAGAAGGCAACGGCCGCACCAAAGACCTCGACCTCGCGCTCGAGATCGCGACCAGCATGGGCAGCATGCCGGGTACGACGATCTGCGGCCTCGCCGACGGCAACAACTGGGCCGTGCGCACGATCATGAACAAGTACCGCGACGAGTTCGAGAAGCGCGTAAAGCCCACGTTTGTGCCCGTGAAGATGACGGTGGGCGCGGGGGCGAGGTAA